The genomic DNA CGTGGGGCTGTACGCGCCGAAGAGGTCCGCGGCGGCCTGGAGGGTCGCGGTGCGGGCACCGGCGTAGTTGGTGGACGAGGTCATGTACGTGGTGAGCGCCCGGTACCAGACCTTCTGGGCGTTGTCGATGCCGATCCCGGCGACGGGCACGCCGTCGGAGGTGGGGCTGTCGTAGGCGACGCCGTTGACGGTCTTCGCGCCGCTGCCCTCGGACAGCAGGTAGAAGAGGTGGTTCGCCGGGCCCGAGGAGTAGTGGACGTCGACGCTGCCCAGCGTCGAGCTCCAGTAGTCGCGGGACGCACCGTCCTTTGAGGGCTTGTCCATGTAACGCAGCGGTGTGCCGTTGCCGTTGATGTCGATCTTCTCGCCGACCAGGTAGTCGGGGACGTCGGCCGGCAGGTTCTCGTGGAACTCCACCGCGGCGGCGAAGATGTCCGAGGTGGCCTCGTTCAGGCCGCCCGACTCACCGGAGTAGGTGAGGCCGGCGGTCGCCGCCGTCACACCGTGACTCATCTCGTGCGCGGCCACGTCCAGCGCCGTCAGCGGGTGCGTGTTGCCCGAGCCGTCGCCGTAGGTCATGCAGAAGCAGGTGTCCGACCAGAACGCGTTGACGTAGTTGTTGCCGTAGTGGGCCCGGCTGTAGGCGGCCACGCCGTCGTTGCGTATGCCGCTGCGGCCGAAGACGTCCTTGTAGTAGTCCCAGGTGGCCGCGGCGCCGAACGCGACGTCCACGCCGGCGGTCTGACGGTTGGTCGCCGTCCCGTCGCCCCAGACATCGTTGTCATCCGTAAACAGAGTGCCGGTGCCCGACGTGCCCTGGTTCAGGTCGTAGGTCTTGTGTCCGGCGCGGTCGCCGTCGACGAGTTGGTACGTCGATGTCGCCGCGTCGAGCGTGGTGCTGAGCGGGATCGTTCCGTTGAACTGGCCGGTGCCGGTGCCCGTTTCGATGCCCTGGTACTGGAAGACGGCCTTGCCCGAGTCGGCGTCGGTGATCACATGGAGTTCGCTGGGCGTTCCGTCGTCCTGGAAGCCGCCGACCACCGCCTCCCAGGCGAGGACGGGCTTGGCTCCGGCGGCCCAGACGACGAGCCGCGGGGTGCCGTCGAGCTTGGCCTCCTCGCCGCCCTTCTTGGCCGCGGCCACCAGCGCCTTGGCCTTCACCGTCGCCGACGACACGTTCGGGGTGATGTCCGGCAGCGCCAGGGCGGCCTTCGCGGCCTTCGTCACCGTGAGCCGGCCGCTCTTGGCGTGCACGACCAGGTCGCCGCCCAGGACGGGCAGTCCGTCGTACGTCCGCTCGTAGCGGGTGTGGGTGGTGCCGTCGGCGTCCTGCGTGACGTCCTTGACGACGAGCTTCTCCTTGGCCCCGAGGCCGAGGGTCTTCGCCGTGCTCCGCACGGCCGCGCCCGCACTCTTGAGGAGGGCTGCGTGCTTCGCCGGGGACAGCGCGGCCGGGGCCGCTCCGGCCCGCGGGGCGGCCAGGATCTTCGCGGGGGCGGTGTGGCCGCCGGGGGCGGCGGAGGCGGCGCCGGTCTGCATTCCGGCGGCCAGCAGGGTGCCGACCGCGGTGAGCACGAGGGCGGCGGTGTATCTGGGGTGGTGCGGATAACGGTCATGCCGGGTCAAGGCGTTCTCCTTATGTGGGGTGGTCGGACTCTGTGGAGTCCTGGAGAGCGGGTCGGGCCGGGGTACGGCCGTCCGGCGGAGCGCGGGTGTGAGGAGGAAGGGTGAGGAGGAAGTGAACGCTCGGTGAGCGTGGTGCACAGCAGATTGGCATCACGTCCACAGAATTGTCATGGCTATAACAAAGCAACGGCTCAAAATGGCCGTTGCGTACTGCGGATCACTCGCCTGAGCGACGCTTTTCGGCCGCACGCCGGGCGTCGGCGCGAGGTGCGAACACCGGGCCGTCGAACAGGTGGTTGAATGACGGGTCCGAGGGGTAATAAATCCCTCAACTCGCGTACGGCGTATACGACTTGCCCCACCGGGACGGTTGCGCCACGAGCACGGCACAAACCGCCCGTGAAGACGCTGGCATATGCCAGAAGCACCACCGGATCGGGTGTTGCCAAATCCCTTACAGGGCGTCGCAGCCTGTGCGACAGTCGTAACCGGTCCCTCCATCCGCCTTGGTCGTACCGTCCCCGCATCGGAGTGCGTCATGCCGTCCCATCTCTCTGCGGACCGCCCCGCCGCCCAGCCGCCCACGCGCGGCTCGGTCGACGCGCTGATATCGCAGGCGCGGCGGCTCATGGGCGACGTGGACGCCGTACGGCGGGACGCGCAGCACGACGGTTCGGACCCGCGGGAGCGGTGGCAGCGCGCGCTGTGCGAGCTGGCGCTGCATCAACTCAACGACCTGGACGAGCACTTGGCCCAGTTGCGGGACGGCCCGCCGCCCGTACCGGCCGCGGTGGAAGCGCCGCCCTCCGCACCTGCCGCAGCGGAAGCGCCCCGGGACGACTCGCTGCTCAGCCGGGTCGGCAGCGCCGAGTGGAATCTGCT from Streptomyces sp. NBC_01478 includes the following:
- a CDS encoding M4 family metallopeptidase → MTRHDRYPHHPRYTAALVLTAVGTLLAAGMQTGAASAAPGGHTAPAKILAAPRAGAAPAALSPAKHAALLKSAGAAVRSTAKTLGLGAKEKLVVKDVTQDADGTTHTRYERTYDGLPVLGGDLVVHAKSGRLTVTKAAKAALALPDITPNVSSATVKAKALVAAAKKGGEEAKLDGTPRLVVWAAGAKPVLAWEAVVGGFQDDGTPSELHVITDADSGKAVFQYQGIETGTGTGQFNGTIPLSTTLDAATSTYQLVDGDRAGHKTYDLNQGTSGTGTLFTDDNDVWGDGTATNRQTAGVDVAFGAAATWDYYKDVFGRSGIRNDGVAAYSRAHYGNNYVNAFWSDTCFCMTYGDGSGNTHPLTALDVAAHEMSHGVTAATAGLTYSGESGGLNEATSDIFAAAVEFHENLPADVPDYLVGEKIDINGNGTPLRYMDKPSKDGASRDYWSSTLGSVDVHYSSGPANHLFYLLSEGSGAKTVNGVAYDSPTSDGVPVAGIGIDNAQKVWYRALTTYMTSSTNYAGARTATLQAAADLFGAYSPTYLAVADAWAAINVGSRIALGVNVAPISGQISGVGQSVSLQTSAYTTNSGAGLTYSATGLPDGLSIDSTGLISGIPTTLGSSDVTVTVTDDTGASATVSFTWRVANIYANSSRVDIPDNAAAVESPITVTGRDGNASATTQVYVKIVHTYRGDLTVDLVGPNGTVYSLLNRSGGSADNVDQTFTVDASAQPVTGTWKLRVQDRAALDVGYIEQWQLTP